The segment CCGGGACTACGGCGGCGGTTCCTCGCGGGACTGGGCCGCCAAGGGGCCCGCGCTGCTGGGCGTCCGCGTGGTGATCGCGCAGTCCTTCGAACGCATCCACCGGTCCAACCTCATCGCCATGGGCGTCCTGCCCCTGGAACTCCTCGACGGCGGCCCCGACGACCTGGCCCCCACCGGAGCCGAGGAGATCACCGTCACCGGGCTGGAAGCCCTCGACGCCGGCCGGATCCCGGCCACGGTCCGCGTCCTGTCCGACGGCCGCGAGTTCACCGCCCGGGTCCGCCTGGACACCCCTCGCGAGGCCGACTACTTCCGCCACGGCGGGGTCATGCCGTACGTGCTTCGCGGCCTGCTCGCCGCCGACACAGCCGACACAGCCGACACAGGAGGAATCGATGACACCGACCAGGCGTGAATTCGGCACGTTCGTCATAGCCGGCGCCGGCGCGGCGGCGATCCCGTCCGCCCTGCTGGGAGGGACGGCGGTGGCGGCCGAGCCCGCCGCGGACGTCGCGACCGCCGCAGCCGCCGCGGAGGTGCCCTGGGGCGGCCCGCTGGCGCCCGACATGCCGCTGGCCAAGGCCTACGACGACGGGGCCAGGGCGCTGGCGAACGTGGACGACAACCCGATGATCCGCTGGCAGTACCGCGTGTGGTGCCAGACCGGCTACCGCAGTCCGGGCAGCGCGGGCACCGGACAGCCCGTCGACCAACTGGTCGACCCGGCCACCGACTTCGTGTCCCCCAAGGGCTTCCTCTACCGGGACCACGTCCGGCCCATGCCGGCCGGGGGAGTCCGGTTCCTGGACAACGCCTGGTACTTCGGCACCGACTTCACCGGGCTCGTGATCGTCCGCACCCCGGACGGGCTGGTCATGCTCGACGCGCTCACCACCCCGGACGACATGCGCACCCAGTTCCTCGACCAGGCCGCCGCGGCGGGCCTGGACCCCCGGGACATCCGCTACGTCTTCCTCGGCCACAGCCACGGCGACCACGTCGGCGGCGCGAACCTGATCAGGGACGAGTACGCGCCGAGATCCAAGTTCGTCATGGGGCAGCCCGACGCCGCGACCATCGCGGCGCAGCGCGCCGACCTGAAGGCGCACAAGGACGAGTACACCGAGGAGGAGTACCGGGCGCGGCTCGCCAGGCTTCCCCGCCGGATCGACATCGAGATCGAGGCGTACCCCGGCCACACCGTCGGCATGAAGCGGATCCGGGTCGGCCGCCGGACCACCGCCGTCGCCATCCTCGCGCCCGGGCACACCATCGGCCAGATGTGCGTCATCGTGCCCGTCGTCCACCAGGGGCAGACCCACAAGCTCGTCGTGTGGAGCGGCAACGACAACATCGACAACGCCGCCCAGTACGCGGTCTCCGCCGACTTCGTCCAGGGTCTCGCCGGCCAGGAGGGCGCGGACGCCTTCATCAACACCCACGCCTACCAGGGCGCCGCCTACAGCCACCTGCGCGCGCTCAAGGCCGACCCGTCCGCCCCCAACCCCCTGTTGATGGGCCGCGCCGGGGTGCAGCGCCACATCGAGATCTTCGGCACCGCCCACCGCGCACTCGCGCAACGCCTCATCGACGGTACGTGGAAGGCGATGTAAGCGATGCGACGGGCCGCGCGTACGGGCGCTGCGACGCCCGTACCCCCGGCCCGCTCACCAACGCGAACGACTCCGACCAGTGATCAGCGAGGTGTACTCCATGAGCCATCCGCCCTCCCGCAGGACGGTACTGCTGGCATCGGCCGGCTCCCCCCTCGCGCTGGCGGCCACCGCACCCGGTGCCGCGGCGGCAACCGACGCGAGTGCTCACTCCGCTCCCCGCGGACACGCTCCGGTCCAGTACGCCTACGTGGGCTCCCGCACCACGAAGGCGCGCAACGCCCGGGGCGTCGGCATCACCGTGTGGCGGGTCGGCCCCGGCCGGGACTCCTGGGACCTGCTCCAGAGCGTCCCCGCCGACGACGGGGACCCGGCCACCCCGACGCCGGCCGGCGCGATCCCGGTCAACCCGTCCTTCCTCGCCCTCAATCCCGGCGGCACGCGCCTGTACGCCGTCCACGGCGACGCCACGAACGTCAGCGCCTTCTCCGTCAACGCGTCGGACGGCACCCTGACGCTGCTGGGCACCGTCGACGTGGGCCGCCGCAACCCCGTACACCTCACGCTCGATCCCACGGGACGCTGGCTGGTCGTCGCCTTCCTCGCGGTTCCCGGTTGCGTGGTGAGCCTGCCGGTCGGGGCGGACGGTTCCCTGGGCGCTGCGGCCGGTGTCCTGGAACTCCCCGGAACCGCCGGCCCGCACAGGAGCGCGCAGCTGGGCCCCAACCCCCACCACGCCGTGTTCGACCCCACCGGGCGGTGGCTGGTGATCCCCGACCGCGGCCTGGACCGCGTCTTCGTCGCCGCCCTGGACCCGACCACCGGTGCCCTGACCCTCAACGGCCCCGGATGGGCACAGACGCGGGAACTGGAGGGCCCCCGGCACATCGCGTTCCACCCGGACCGGCCGCTGGCGTACGTCATCAACGAGCTCCGCTCCACCGTCACCACCTACAAGTGGAACGCGACGGCGGGCATTCTGACGCCCCTTGAGGCCCAGCCCTCGACGGCGCCCTGGACGACCGGCGACTCCCGCGCCGCCGAGATCGCCGTCTCACCCGGCGGCGGCCACGTCTTCGCCTCCAACCGCAGCGGTGCCGGGGACTCCACTCCCGGCGGCCCCGGCCCCGACACCATCGGCGTCTTCGCCGTCGAACGCCACGGCGGCCTCAAGCCCGTCGGCTGGGTCTCCACCCAGGGCATCCGGCCGCGCTTCTTCGGCCTGGAGCCGTCAGGACAGCGCCTGTTCGCCGCCAACGAGGTGACGGACACGATCGCCGGCTTCACCCTCGGCGCCGACGGCCGACACCTGCGCCCCCTCGGTGTCGTCGCCGGGACCGGCTCTCCCACCTGCATTGTGTGGCGCGCGGCGAACTGACCCCGAACCCGCGGTGACGCGGGCGTTCCGGCGTGCGACGGCTCGACCGGTGGTCACCGGAATTCCGCCTGTCCGACGTCCTTACGGCGTTCTCCGGGCATCCGGGAACAGGGCGCGGGTGCGGGCGGGGTCGGGCGCGACGAAGACGCCGTCCGCTGTGACCACGGTGACCGACGGGTCGTCCTCGGTGCTGATCGAGCCGTCCACGAAGATCTTGCGGTCCTCGGTGCCCGTGACGCGGGCGTGGACCCTCAGGGGTGTCTCCAGGGGGACGGGCCGGTGGTAGCGCACCTGCAGGGAGACGGTCATGGCGGGCCTTCCGGCCGCGGCGCAGGCCCAGCCCATCAGTTCGTCGAGCAGCATGGCGCTCATGCCGCCGTGTCCGTAGCCGGGCGGGCCTTCGTGGGCGATGCCCAGAGCGCAGCGGCCGACGACGCCACCGCCGTCCGGCGTCACTCGCATGGGCGGGGCGAGGGGGCTGCCGGCTCCGGTGACGGGGCTGTACATCCGTACCCCGCCGGGGAACTCGTCCACGGCCGGTATCTCCGCTCGTGCGCGCCGTCGGCCGGTCAGCTGCCCGGTGAGCCGGCGGACGCCGTCCGCCACGTGGAGCAGGGCCTCGGGCGGGGCCAGGGTGCGTACGGTGGTGTCTACCAGGGCCCGGAGTTCGTGGCCGAGCGCGGTGATCGCCACCCGCCGACGTGCCAGCTCCTCTTCGGTCGGTCGTACGGATTCGGGGGTGCTCTCGGGGCATTCGGTGGGGGCTGCGTTCATCGGGTTTCTCGGTCGGGGCGGATATGGCGGTCGTTATAAACCAAGGTCACGCTAGACTATGACAAGCGTTATAGCCAGAGAGGGGCACGGTCTTGGCCAAAACCAGCGCGCCGTCGCGTGAACGCATCGTGGCCGGTGCGGCAGACATGATCAGCCGGCGCGGCCTGAACGCCACGAGCATCCGCGAGCTGGCCAAGCACGCCAAGGCGCCGCTCGGCTCGACCTACCACTACTTCCCCGAGGGCAAGGGACAACTGGCCACCGAGGCCGTCCAGTACGCGGGGGAGGCGGTCGCCCGCATCCTGCGCAAGGAGCTGGACGCGGGCCCGCTCGCCGGGCTGCGGGCCTTCCTGGCCCTGTGGCGCGGCATCGTCGTGGAGAGCGGCTTCCGTGCCGGCTGTCCTGTGCTGGCGGTCTCCGTCGAGGAGCCCCCGGCCGACGAGGTCCCGCCGGCGCTCCAGGCTGCCGCCGAGGCGTTCGGGGGCTGGGAGCGGTTGCTCGCGGATGCCCTGCGGGAGCACGGCGCCGGCCCCGAACGGGCCGAGGGGCTCGCGGCGCTCGTCGTGGCGTCGGTCGAGGGTGCCACCGCCATGTGCCGTGCCAAGCGCAGTGCGCGCCCGCTGGACCTGGTCGCGCAGCAGCTCGAAGCGCTGATCGTCGGCGCCCTGGACCGCCCGGCCTGACGGCGGCGGACTGCCGGGCTGCCGGGCTCAGGCGCCGAGCGCCGTACGGATCGCCTTGATCTTCTCCTCGGTGAAGACGCCGCTGCCCAGGAGGGAGAGGACGGACAGGACGCCTCCGCTGGAGCCCCAGCTGCCCTCGTCGATGACCCGGAAGTTGACCCACCAGGCCGGTGACGGCGCCGGCAGTCCGCAGGCCTCGGCAAGGGCGGCCAGGAGGCGCTCGATGACCTGGGTGCGGACCTCCTGGCGCCAGTCGCCGTCCATGACCGCCACGTCGATCACCATGACGTCGAGGTCCTGCCCGGCGTCCGCCACCAGACGGCCTCCGATGGCCATCATGTCCGGCTCGCGCTCCACGAAGTGCACCTGGAACCCGGCCCGGGCGGGCGGCGCGAACTGTCCGACCTCGGGCACGAGCACCGCGTCCGTCAGCGTCCCGGCCAGTACGCGGCGCTCTTCGAGGCTCAGGCGTCCCTTGAGGGAATTCACGGTGATGACGGTCATGACTACCTCCTATGACGATCGTTATAAAGGGACCCTACAGCAGGCTTATAGCGAGTGTCATACGCGTGGTGTGGGCGAGGCGGAATGCGCCCGGACCGCGGTGACGTCGACCTCGGCGTCGCCGCCGTACACGGCGCCGACCACCGCAGCCAGGACTGTTCGCTTCCGGCCGGACGACCTGGAGTCCACGCGGGCCCGGCGATACGGTTGGCGCATGCAGATGGAGATCCGGGCCGCTGCGATCCGGGGTATTGATCGTCTGATCGACGATCTCGGGGGCGACGGGGCGCGACTGCTGGCCGATTTCGGCGTTTCGCCCGGTGATCTGGATTCCGAGCACGCGCTCCTGCCGACGGCGACCGCCGGGCGGATCCTGCGCAACGCGGCGAAGAAACTGAACTGCCCGGATCTCGGGCTGCGTCTGGCTGCATACCAGGACATGTCGATGCTCGGCCCGTTGGCTCTGGCGGTCGGAAACTGCGACACGGTCGGCGACGGGCTGGACTGCGCGTCCCGATTCCTGTTCGTGCACAATCAGGCTATTCGTCTTTCGTGTGAGCCTGACCCTGAGCGCTATGCGGGGGTGGGGGCCGTCGAATACCGGATGCTGCATCCGGATATTCCCTATGAGCCGCAGACGATCGACGCGGGCCTGGGGCAGCTGCATCGTATTCTCATCACGATGAGCGGCGGATACGATTTGCTCGGGGTCTATATGCCCCATCCACCGCTGACCGACGAGTCGGTGTACGCCGAGTTCTTCGGCGTGCCGGTCCGGTTCAATGCCGGCCGGGCCCTGCTGCGGGTGCCGACGAAGCTCTTCGCCCAGCCGATGTCGACCCCGGTCAATCCCGAACTGCGGCGCATGGTCGTGGAGTACCTGGAGTCGCACTACACCGATCCTCGCGAGAGCGTCGCGGTTACGGTGCGGACGGCGGTCGGACGCGCGCTGGGCACGGTTCCCGCGCGGATCGAACTGGTCGCGGAGTGGCTGCACATGCATCCGCGTACGTTGCAGCGACGGCTGGCGGAGGAGGGCACCTCCTTCCAGGCGATCCTCGACGACGTACGCAGGAACGCGGCCCACCGACTGCTGACGGGAACCGACATGCCGTTCTCCCAGGTCGCGTCGTTGGTGGAGCTGGCCGGACAGGCGGCGCTGACACGCGCGGCGCGCCGCTGGTTCGGCAGAACGCCGACGCAGGTCCGCCGTGACGCCAGGATCGGACCTATGCCATCCGGTGTCGCGCAGAGGTAAATTTCTGTCGTGCAGAGTTAAATTCGGAGCCTGGGGCGCCCGCATACTCGGGTGCCATGACCAGTTCCGCACACCCCGTTTCACTGCCCGACCACGTCGACATCGTGATCGTCGGCGCGGGGATCTCCGGTATCGACGCCGCGTACCGGGTGCAGTCACAGTGCCCCGACCGGTCGTATGCCGTGCTGGAGGCCCGCGAGTCCCTGGGCGGGACGTGGGATCTGTTCCGGTACCCCGGAGTCCGTGCCGACTCCGACATCTTCACACTCAGTTTTCCGTTCCAGCCGTGGACCGGCGAGAATTCCATGGCCGACGGGGGCGAGATCCTCGACTACCTGCGTCGCACCGTCGAGCAGTTCGGTATCGACCGCCATGTCCACTGCGGCACGAAAGTGGTGGCGGCGGACTGGTGCGGCGAGACGGCCAACTGGACGGTGACCGTCGAGCAGGCCGGGGGCGAGGACGGGCCGCGGCGGTCCACTGTGACGTGCTCGTTCCTTTACACGTGCACCGGCTACTACGACTACGAGCGCGGACACGACCCGCAGTTCCCGGGCATCGAGTCCTTCGCCGGCACAGTGGCCCATCCGCAGTTCTGGCCCGACGGACTCGACTACGCCGGCAAGCGTGTCGTCGTGATCGGCAGCGGCGCGACCGCGATCACGGTGGTCCCCGCGATGGCGCGCGACGCGGCGAAGGTGACCATGCTGCAGCGCACACCGACGTGGATCGGCGCGCGGCCGCGCCGGGACCGGTTCGCCGACAGGCTCCGGCGACGGCTGCCCGCCGGCTGTGCGCACCGGGTCATCCGGGCGCGGAACGCCGCCTACGCCACCGGGTTCTACCACTACTGCCGACGGTTCCCGGACCGGGCGCGGGCGTTGCTGACCACGGCCGCCGCACGCCGGATCGGCGACGACGCGGTGCGTGAGCACTTCACTCCGCCGTACGCGCCGTGGGACCAACGGGTGTGTGTCACGGCCGACGCGGACCTGTTCAAGGCGATCAAGCGTGAGGAAGTCGACGTGGTCACCGATCACATCGACGGCTTCGTCGCCGAGGGAATCCGGCTGCGGTCCGGGGCGCTGCTGCCGGCCGACATCGTGGTGCCGGCGACCGGGCTGCGCATGCTGGCGCTGGGCCACATCGCCGTGAGCGTCGACGGCAGACCGGTCGAGCCCGCGCGTCACCTGCTGTGGCGGGGCGCCATGCTCAGCGACGTGCCGAACTTCGCGCTCTGCTTCGGCTACGTCAACCTGTCCTGGACGATGCGGGCGGATCTCACCGCGCGGCTGGTGTGCCGGATCCTCAACCACATGCGCCGCGCCGACCTCGCGGCGGTCACCGCACCCGCGGAGCCCGGGGTCCGTGAGCGGGCCCTGATCGAGCTGGCGTCGGGCTACGTCCAGCGGGGCGTCGACACCTTCCCCCGGCAGGGCGACCGCGCTCCGTGGCGGATGCACCAGCTCTATCCGCTGGACGCCGCCGCCGTCGCGCGCGCGAATCTGCGCCGCGAGCTGCGCGGGGTGCCCCGCGCGTCGGTGCCGCTGCCCGGCGCCGGTTCGCCGGCCGGTGACGATCTCCGGCTGGGAGGCTGACCATGGCGGACCTGAACGGCGTGCGCGACGCGCGCTTCGCGAAGCTGGGCGCACTGCTGTGCGAGAACCTCGACTCGGGCGAGGAACTCGGTGCCTCGATCGCCGTCACGATCGACGGAGAACCGGTGGTCGACCTGTGGGGCGGCTGGGCCGACCAGGGCCGTACCGTGCCGTGGCGGCGCGACACGATCACGAATGTCTGGTCGTGCACGAAAACGGTCACGTCCCTGGCGGCGCTGCTGCTGGTCGAGCGTGGACTGCTCGACGTCGACGCCCCGGTGGCCCGGTACTGGCCGCAGTTCGCGGCCCGCGGCAAGGAGGGTGTCCTGGTCCGGCATCTGCTGTCGCACACCTCCGGTG is part of the Streptomyces sp. NBC_01262 genome and harbors:
- a CDS encoding PaaI family thioesterase; amino-acid sequence: MNAAPTECPESTPESVRPTEEELARRRVAITALGHELRALVDTTVRTLAPPEALLHVADGVRRLTGQLTGRRRARAEIPAVDEFPGGVRMYSPVTGAGSPLAPPMRVTPDGGGVVGRCALGIAHEGPPGYGHGGMSAMLLDELMGWACAAAGRPAMTVSLQVRYHRPVPLETPLRVHARVTGTEDRKIFVDGSISTEDDPSVTVVTADGVFVAPDPARTRALFPDARRTP
- a CDS encoding TetR/AcrR family transcriptional regulator, producing the protein MAKTSAPSRERIVAGAADMISRRGLNATSIRELAKHAKAPLGSTYHYFPEGKGQLATEAVQYAGEAVARILRKELDAGPLAGLRAFLALWRGIVVESGFRAGCPVLAVSVEEPPADEVPPALQAAAEAFGGWERLLADALREHGAGPERAEGLAALVVASVEGATAMCRAKRSARPLDLVAQQLEALIVGALDRPA
- a CDS encoding AraC family transcriptional regulator, which produces MQMEIRAAAIRGIDRLIDDLGGDGARLLADFGVSPGDLDSEHALLPTATAGRILRNAAKKLNCPDLGLRLAAYQDMSMLGPLALAVGNCDTVGDGLDCASRFLFVHNQAIRLSCEPDPERYAGVGAVEYRMLHPDIPYEPQTIDAGLGQLHRILITMSGGYDLLGVYMPHPPLTDESVYAEFFGVPVRFNAGRALLRVPTKLFAQPMSTPVNPELRRMVVEYLESHYTDPRESVAVTVRTAVGRALGTVPARIELVAEWLHMHPRTLQRRLAEEGTSFQAILDDVRRNAAHRLLTGTDMPFSQVASLVELAGQAALTRAARRWFGRTPTQVRRDARIGPMPSGVAQR
- a CDS encoding flavin-containing monooxygenase, coding for MTSSAHPVSLPDHVDIVIVGAGISGIDAAYRVQSQCPDRSYAVLEARESLGGTWDLFRYPGVRADSDIFTLSFPFQPWTGENSMADGGEILDYLRRTVEQFGIDRHVHCGTKVVAADWCGETANWTVTVEQAGGEDGPRRSTVTCSFLYTCTGYYDYERGHDPQFPGIESFAGTVAHPQFWPDGLDYAGKRVVVIGSGATAITVVPAMARDAAKVTMLQRTPTWIGARPRRDRFADRLRRRLPAGCAHRVIRARNAAYATGFYHYCRRFPDRARALLTTAAARRIGDDAVREHFTPPYAPWDQRVCVTADADLFKAIKREEVDVVTDHIDGFVAEGIRLRSGALLPADIVVPATGLRMLALGHIAVSVDGRPVEPARHLLWRGAMLSDVPNFALCFGYVNLSWTMRADLTARLVCRILNHMRRADLAAVTAPAEPGVRERALIELASGYVQRGVDTFPRQGDRAPWRMHQLYPLDAAAVARANLRRELRGVPRASVPLPGAGSPAGDDLRLGG
- a CDS encoding MBL fold metallo-hydrolase, yielding MTPTRREFGTFVIAGAGAAAIPSALLGGTAVAAEPAADVATAAAAAEVPWGGPLAPDMPLAKAYDDGARALANVDDNPMIRWQYRVWCQTGYRSPGSAGTGQPVDQLVDPATDFVSPKGFLYRDHVRPMPAGGVRFLDNAWYFGTDFTGLVIVRTPDGLVMLDALTTPDDMRTQFLDQAAAAGLDPRDIRYVFLGHSHGDHVGGANLIRDEYAPRSKFVMGQPDAATIAAQRADLKAHKDEYTEEEYRARLARLPRRIDIEIEAYPGHTVGMKRIRVGRRTTAVAILAPGHTIGQMCVIVPVVHQGQTHKLVVWSGNDNIDNAAQYAVSADFVQGLAGQEGADAFINTHAYQGAAYSHLRALKADPSAPNPLLMGRAGVQRHIEIFGTAHRALAQRLIDGTWKAM
- a CDS encoding tautomerase enzyme — translated: MTVITVNSLKGRLSLEERRVLAGTLTDAVLVPEVGQFAPPARAGFQVHFVEREPDMMAIGGRLVADAGQDLDVMVIDVAVMDGDWRQEVRTQVIERLLAALAEACGLPAPSPAWWVNFRVIDEGSWGSSGGVLSVLSLLGSGVFTEEKIKAIRTALGA
- a CDS encoding lactonase family protein — protein: MSHPPSRRTVLLASAGSPLALAATAPGAAAATDASAHSAPRGHAPVQYAYVGSRTTKARNARGVGITVWRVGPGRDSWDLLQSVPADDGDPATPTPAGAIPVNPSFLALNPGGTRLYAVHGDATNVSAFSVNASDGTLTLLGTVDVGRRNPVHLTLDPTGRWLVVAFLAVPGCVVSLPVGADGSLGAAAGVLELPGTAGPHRSAQLGPNPHHAVFDPTGRWLVIPDRGLDRVFVAALDPTTGALTLNGPGWAQTRELEGPRHIAFHPDRPLAYVINELRSTVTTYKWNATAGILTPLEAQPSTAPWTTGDSRAAEIAVSPGGGHVFASNRSGAGDSTPGGPGPDTIGVFAVERHGGLKPVGWVSTQGIRPRFFGLEPSGQRLFAANEVTDTIAGFTLGADGRHLRPLGVVAGTGSPTCIVWRAAN